A window of Microbacterium luteolum contains these coding sequences:
- a CDS encoding ABC transporter permease, producing the protein MLMFIVRRILAGIVLLIVISVVTFGLLFLDSANIARRILGQNATEELVAQKAAELGLDRPLTAQYWDWLTSALTGDLGRSWFNGQLVSVSLSGRLSVSLSLVIGATLISAVLAIALGVVAARRGGWVDAVVQFISVIGFAIPGFLIALYLVLIFAINLHWFKATGYIPITQSFSGWLASVTLPIAALAIGAIAAVAQQVRGSVVDAMSRDYVRTLRSRGLSSNSVIYKHVLRNAGGPALAVLAVQFIGLLGGAVIVEQVFALPGMGQLTVSATTQGDIPVVMGVVIAFAVIVLIVNLLIDLAQAALNPKVRLS; encoded by the coding sequence ATGCTCATGTTCATCGTGCGCCGGATCCTCGCCGGCATCGTCCTGCTCATCGTCATCTCCGTGGTGACGTTCGGGCTCCTCTTCCTCGACAGCGCGAACATCGCGCGTCGCATCCTCGGCCAGAACGCCACCGAGGAGCTGGTCGCCCAGAAGGCGGCAGAGCTGGGCCTCGACCGCCCGCTCACCGCTCAGTACTGGGACTGGCTGACCTCGGCGCTGACCGGCGACCTCGGCCGCTCCTGGTTCAACGGGCAGCTGGTCTCGGTGAGCCTGAGCGGACGCCTCAGCGTCAGCCTCTCGCTCGTCATCGGCGCGACCCTCATCTCCGCCGTGCTCGCGATCGCGCTCGGCGTGGTCGCCGCACGCCGCGGCGGCTGGGTCGACGCGGTCGTGCAGTTCATCTCGGTGATCGGCTTCGCGATCCCCGGCTTCCTCATCGCGCTGTACCTCGTGCTGATCTTCGCGATCAACCTCCACTGGTTCAAGGCCACCGGCTACATCCCGATCACGCAATCGTTCAGCGGGTGGCTGGCATCGGTGACGCTGCCGATCGCCGCCCTCGCCATCGGCGCCATCGCGGCCGTCGCCCAGCAGGTGCGCGGTTCGGTGGTCGACGCGATGTCCCGCGACTACGTGCGCACGCTCCGCTCCCGCGGGCTGTCGTCGAACAGCGTGATCTACAAGCACGTGCTGCGCAACGCCGGGGGCCCCGCGCTCGCGGTCCTCGCCGTGCAGTTCATCGGCCTCCTCGGCGGGGCCGTCATCGTCGAGCAGGTGTTCGCCCTCCCCGGGATGGGCCAGCTCACGGTCTCGGCCACGACCCAGGGCGACATCCCCGTCGTGATGGGCGTCGTGATCGCCTTCGCGGTGATCGTCCTCATCGTGAACCTCCTCATCGACCTCGCGCAGGCAGCGCTCAACCCGAAGGTGCGACTCTCATGA
- a CDS encoding dipeptide/oligopeptide/nickel ABC transporter permease/ATP-binding protein: MTAIDVPTAVPTPAAKISLMRRLVRRPVSLISLVFLAVIAIIAVTGRWIAPFDPNLASLQLVLAPPSGEHLLGADSAGRDVLSRLLAATQITLAAALVAVVTALVIGVVSGLIAGYYRGWFDAVASWVTSLVMALPGIVVLLAARAVLGPSVWLAMFIFGILLAPAYYRLVYAAVTGVRGELYVDAAKVSGLSDVRIIGRHILSVVRAPIIIQSAIITGIAIAIQSGLEFLGLGDMSVPTWGGMLNDGFANIYKQPLLMLWPSLAIGLTAIALTLLANGMRDVLERTAVVRRRRRRAVTTSTGSIAAVTTSFSMSGGDADALEESAPLPVVGETIVHPDDASRSTPGAAPILTVSDLRVAYEQQEGEDIEVVHGVSLQIRKGEVHGLIGESGSGKTQTAFAVLGLLPRGGRVTGGSIEYESTQLADASESAYAGIRGRRIGYIPQEPMSNLDPSFTIGYQLVEPLRKNLGLSKKEATERSLALLDRVGIPNPKRTFDAYPFEVSGGMAQRVLIAGAVSTDPDLIIADEPTTALDVTVQAEVLDLLRDLQRERQMAMLLVTHNFGVVADLCDRVTVMQQGLFVEQGPVRTILRSPSHAYTQSLLDAILDDGPARAPLVTARPTEGDRS; this comes from the coding sequence ATGACCGCCATCGACGTTCCGACCGCGGTGCCGACACCCGCGGCGAAGATCTCGCTGATGCGCCGACTCGTTCGACGCCCCGTCTCGCTGATCTCGCTCGTGTTCCTGGCGGTCATCGCGATCATCGCGGTCACCGGACGCTGGATCGCGCCGTTCGATCCGAACCTCGCCTCGCTCCAGCTGGTGCTCGCTCCGCCGAGCGGGGAGCATCTGCTCGGTGCCGACAGCGCTGGTCGCGACGTGCTCTCGCGCCTGCTGGCCGCCACGCAGATCACCCTCGCCGCGGCTCTCGTCGCCGTCGTCACGGCGCTCGTGATCGGGGTCGTCTCGGGTCTGATCGCCGGCTACTACCGCGGCTGGTTCGACGCCGTCGCCTCCTGGGTCACGTCGCTCGTGATGGCCCTCCCCGGCATCGTCGTGCTGCTCGCGGCTCGTGCCGTCCTCGGACCGAGCGTGTGGCTGGCGATGTTCATCTTCGGCATCCTGCTCGCTCCCGCCTACTACCGCCTGGTCTACGCGGCGGTCACCGGTGTGCGCGGCGAGCTCTACGTCGACGCGGCGAAGGTGTCCGGCCTCTCCGACGTGCGCATCATCGGCCGCCACATCCTCTCGGTCGTGCGCGCGCCGATCATCATCCAGTCGGCGATCATCACGGGGATCGCGATCGCGATCCAGTCCGGGCTGGAGTTCCTCGGCCTCGGCGACATGAGCGTCCCGACCTGGGGAGGGATGCTCAACGACGGGTTCGCCAACATCTACAAGCAGCCGCTCCTGATGCTGTGGCCCTCTCTGGCCATCGGCCTCACGGCCATCGCTCTGACCCTGCTCGCGAACGGCATGCGCGATGTGCTCGAGCGCACGGCCGTGGTGCGCCGCCGTCGCCGCCGCGCCGTGACGACCTCGACCGGATCGATCGCCGCCGTCACGACCTCGTTCAGCATGTCCGGCGGGGATGCCGACGCGCTCGAGGAGTCCGCTCCCCTGCCCGTCGTCGGGGAGACGATCGTCCATCCCGACGACGCGAGCCGGAGCACGCCCGGTGCCGCACCGATCCTCACGGTCTCCGATCTGCGCGTCGCGTACGAGCAGCAGGAGGGCGAGGACATCGAGGTCGTGCACGGCGTCTCGCTGCAGATCCGCAAGGGCGAGGTGCACGGCCTCATCGGCGAGTCCGGCTCCGGCAAGACGCAGACGGCTTTCGCCGTGCTCGGGCTGCTGCCGCGGGGCGGACGCGTCACCGGAGGCTCGATCGAGTACGAGAGCACCCAGCTGGCCGACGCTTCGGAGAGCGCCTATGCCGGCATCCGCGGGCGGCGCATCGGGTACATCCCGCAGGAGCCGATGAGCAACCTCGATCCGTCCTTCACGATCGGGTATCAGCTCGTCGAACCGCTGCGCAAGAATCTCGGCCTGTCGAAGAAGGAGGCGACCGAGCGTTCGCTCGCGCTCCTCGACCGCGTCGGCATCCCGAACCCGAAGCGCACCTTCGACGCCTATCCGTTCGAGGTGTCCGGCGGGATGGCGCAGCGCGTGCTCATCGCCGGCGCCGTGTCGACCGATCCCGACCTCATCATCGCCGACGAGCCGACGACGGCTCTCGACGTCACGGTCCAGGCCGAGGTGCTCGACCTGCTGCGTGATCTGCAGCGCGAGCGCCAGATGGCGATGCTGCTCGTGACGCACAACTTCGGCGTCGTCGCCGATCTCTGCGACCGGGTGACGGTGATGCAGCAGGGGCTCTTCGTCGAGCAGGGTCCGGTCCGGACCATCCTGCGCTCCCCCTCGCACGCCTACACGCAGTCGCTGCTGGACGCGATCCTCGACGATGGTCCAGCCCGCGCCCCGCTCGTCACCGCACGTCCCACGGAAGGAGACCGGTCGTGA
- a CDS encoding ATP-binding cassette domain-containing protein yields the protein MLLQVDDLHVAYPGKGFRAEPFHALKGVSLDIRPGETVGLVGESGSGKTTLGRAVLGLAPVTEGSIRYDGREIGHLNRRERRSLASEIQVVFQDPYSSLNPSMTIAQILAEPLTARGVAAKAANARVTDLLDRVGLPADAARRLPREFSGGQRQRVAIARALALDPKLIVCDEPVSALDLSTQARVLDLFIEIQERTGVAYLFISHDLAVVRHISHRVAVMYRGELVETGDGDQVTARPAHPYTQRLFLAAPVPDPDAQQKRRADRRALIDAQNISEGSAV from the coding sequence ATGCTGCTCCAGGTCGACGACCTTCACGTCGCCTACCCCGGCAAGGGGTTCCGCGCCGAGCCGTTCCACGCACTGAAGGGCGTCTCCCTCGACATCCGGCCCGGCGAGACCGTCGGTCTGGTCGGCGAATCGGGTTCGGGCAAGACCACGCTCGGACGCGCCGTGCTGGGGCTCGCCCCGGTGACGGAGGGTTCGATCCGCTACGACGGCCGCGAGATCGGCCACCTGAACCGTCGCGAGCGGCGCTCGCTGGCCAGCGAGATCCAGGTCGTGTTCCAGGACCCGTACTCCTCGCTGAATCCGTCCATGACGATCGCACAGATCCTCGCGGAGCCGCTCACCGCACGCGGCGTCGCGGCCAAGGCTGCGAACGCCCGCGTCACCGACCTGCTCGATCGCGTCGGGCTCCCGGCGGATGCTGCCCGCCGGCTCCCCCGCGAGTTCTCGGGCGGGCAGCGCCAGCGCGTGGCGATCGCCCGCGCGCTGGCGCTGGATCCGAAGCTGATCGTGTGCGACGAGCCGGTTTCGGCCCTGGACCTGTCGACCCAGGCGCGCGTCCTCGATCTCTTCATCGAGATCCAGGAGCGCACCGGCGTCGCCTACCTCTTCATCTCGCACGACCTCGCGGTGGTCCGTCACATCAGCCATCGCGTGGCGGTGATGTACCGGGGCGAGCTCGTCGAGACGGGCGACGGCGACCAGGTCACCGCGCGGCCCGCGCATCCGTACACGCAGCGGCTGTTCCTCGCCGCCCCCGTCCCCGACCCGGACGCCCAGCAGAAGCGTCGCGCCGACCGTCGCGCGCTCATCGACGCGCAGAACATCTCCGAAGGATCAGCCGTATGA
- a CDS encoding beta-glucosidase, protein MNARPSDSTAHLRPLLERLSLEQKAALVQGADFWTTVPLPEIGLRALTLSDGPAGVRGPRWDERDPSLNLPSGSALAASWDVDLAHRYGAAAASEARRKGVDVVLGPTINLHRSPLGGRHFECLSEDPELTAELGAAYVRGMQENGVAATPKHYVANDSETDRFTVDIEVDERALRELYLAPFERAVEAGAWSIMSAYNAVDGVTMTENDLLETPLNSEWGFDGVVVSDWTAVRSLDAVAAAQDLAMPGPAPAWAELVDAVRDGRVQESDIDRKVLRILLLAERVGALEGTDAVVPAPLDGPAFAREAAIEGAVLLQNDGVLPLGGVGSIAIIGHNAREARTQGGGSATVLPEEVVSPLDALRAAFPAADTRYEIGAVVQDGVAEIPPTTIVNPVTGDQGLRVSFLDGDGTELFAEDRRATALVWFGGDAPIGASRTVVLSTRYTPTETTSIELGFAGANPGRIFVDGELVLDDTPVIEGTDLGAAFLNPPSVTTAVPVEAGRAIDIRAEFTRESRGALDGALSVTLGIAPERTDPDELIARAVEAARGAEVAIVVVGTNSKVESEGYDRVDLDLPGRQDDLVRAVAATGTPTIVVVNAGSPVVLPWAADVAAIVQGYFGGQEFGHAIADVVTGAAEPGGRLPTTWPASLADVPVSAVTPADGRLVYAEGLHIGYRAWLRQSAAPAFPFGHGLGYTSWTWGAAQRHGDAVEVTLANTGARRGKQVVQVYAERADSAVERPERWLVGFAAVRAEPGETVTAVIPVPPRRLAHWAGDWVVEPGQYTLRIGPSVVELPLSVDWEQA, encoded by the coding sequence ATGAACGCCCGCCCGTCCGATTCCACCGCTCACCTGCGTCCGCTGCTGGAGCGGCTCTCCCTCGAGCAGAAGGCCGCGCTCGTGCAGGGCGCCGACTTCTGGACCACGGTGCCGCTGCCCGAGATCGGATTGCGCGCGCTCACGCTCTCCGACGGCCCCGCCGGGGTGCGCGGACCGCGATGGGACGAGCGCGATCCCTCGCTCAACCTCCCGTCCGGCTCGGCGCTGGCAGCCTCCTGGGACGTCGACCTCGCCCACCGGTACGGGGCGGCCGCGGCATCCGAGGCACGGCGCAAGGGCGTCGACGTCGTGCTCGGCCCCACGATCAACCTGCACCGCTCGCCGCTCGGCGGACGGCACTTCGAGTGTCTCAGCGAGGACCCGGAGCTCACCGCGGAGCTGGGGGCCGCGTACGTGCGCGGCATGCAGGAGAACGGCGTCGCCGCCACCCCGAAGCACTACGTCGCGAACGACTCGGAGACGGATCGCTTCACGGTCGACATCGAGGTCGACGAGCGCGCACTGCGCGAGCTCTACCTCGCACCGTTCGAGCGTGCCGTCGAAGCCGGGGCGTGGTCGATCATGAGCGCCTACAACGCCGTCGACGGCGTCACGATGACGGAGAACGACCTGCTCGAGACGCCGCTCAACAGCGAGTGGGGCTTCGACGGCGTCGTCGTCAGCGACTGGACCGCCGTGCGCTCTCTCGACGCCGTCGCCGCAGCGCAGGACCTCGCGATGCCCGGTCCCGCTCCCGCCTGGGCCGAGCTCGTGGACGCGGTCCGTGACGGGCGCGTGCAGGAGAGCGACATCGATCGCAAGGTGCTGCGCATCCTGCTCCTCGCCGAGCGCGTCGGTGCGCTCGAAGGGACGGATGCCGTCGTCCCGGCACCCCTGGACGGCCCGGCCTTCGCGCGCGAGGCCGCGATCGAGGGCGCCGTGCTGCTGCAGAACGACGGGGTGCTCCCGCTCGGCGGCGTCGGGAGCATCGCGATCATCGGTCACAACGCCAGGGAGGCCCGCACTCAGGGCGGCGGTTCGGCGACGGTACTGCCGGAAGAGGTGGTGTCGCCGCTCGATGCTCTCCGCGCGGCGTTCCCCGCCGCGGACACCCGCTACGAGATCGGCGCCGTCGTGCAGGACGGCGTCGCCGAGATCCCGCCGACGACGATCGTCAACCCGGTGACCGGCGATCAGGGGCTGCGGGTGAGCTTCCTCGACGGGGACGGCACCGAGCTGTTCGCCGAGGACCGGCGCGCGACCGCGCTGGTGTGGTTCGGCGGCGATGCGCCGATCGGCGCGAGCCGCACCGTGGTGCTGTCGACCCGGTACACGCCGACCGAGACGACGAGCATCGAGCTCGGCTTCGCGGGGGCGAATCCGGGGCGGATTTTCGTCGACGGCGAGCTCGTGCTCGACGACACCCCGGTCATCGAGGGAACCGACCTCGGTGCCGCCTTCCTCAACCCGCCGTCCGTGACAACGGCCGTACCGGTCGAGGCCGGGCGTGCGATCGACATCCGCGCCGAGTTCACCCGGGAGTCGCGGGGTGCGCTGGACGGCGCCCTGAGCGTGACCCTCGGCATCGCCCCGGAGCGCACCGACCCCGACGAGCTGATCGCTCGGGCCGTCGAGGCGGCACGCGGCGCCGAGGTCGCGATCGTCGTCGTCGGCACGAACTCGAAGGTCGAGTCCGAGGGATACGACCGCGTGGACCTCGACCTGCCGGGACGTCAGGACGACCTGGTGCGCGCGGTCGCCGCCACCGGCACGCCGACCATCGTGGTCGTGAACGCCGGATCCCCGGTCGTGCTGCCCTGGGCCGCCGACGTCGCGGCCATCGTGCAGGGCTACTTCGGCGGGCAGGAGTTCGGCCATGCGATCGCCGACGTCGTGACCGGAGCCGCCGAGCCCGGTGGCCGCCTGCCGACCACGTGGCCGGCGTCGCTCGCCGACGTGCCGGTCTCCGCCGTGACCCCGGCCGACGGCCGTCTCGTGTACGCCGAGGGTCTGCACATCGGATACCGCGCCTGGCTGCGGCAGAGCGCCGCCCCGGCCTTCCCGTTCGGCCACGGCCTGGGCTACACCTCCTGGACCTGGGGCGCGGCACAGCGTCACGGGGATGCCGTCGAGGTGACCCTCGCGAACACGGGCGCGCGTCGCGGGAAGCAGGTCGTGCAGGTGTACGCCGAGCGCGCCGACTCCGCCGTCGAACGCCCCGAGCGCTGGCTCGTCGGATTCGCCGCGGTCCGCGCCGAACCCGGTGAGACCGTCACCGCCGTGATCCCCGTCCCACCCCGGCGACTCGCGCATTGGGCGGGCGACTGGGTCGTCGAACCCGGGCAGTACACGCTGCGGATCGGGCCGTCCGTCGTCGAGCTGCCGCTGTCGGTGGACTGGGAGCAGGCATGA
- a CDS encoding serine hydrolase domain-containing protein yields the protein MTALASLTGRLQGRADDRLAAVVARLDEALAADPDLSFQVAAYHHGTAVLDAWGGPHLGAQSLTVPYSVTKNVIGVAVGLLVERGDLDLDERVAHHWPEFAAKGKGAVTVRQLLSHQAGLPQTVPGLTWDELLDHHAAAERLAASRPFWYPGSAFGYHAITIGNLADELVFRATGRTLHELYEHDIRAPHDIDFFLGLPAEHEERLVPLLPMIPPATDTTPPATSALGPVVFAMPDDVDLAHSPRSWRYGHPGGSGTGTARGIARLLAVAVTGVDGAPPLLSSDTVEQIGQQQVRGYDEVLHQHDRAHAVVFQKPSQQLAFGGPRAFGHDGAMGALACVDPDSGVAFAWTIARGPWPGGADPRAVSVARELGILLSS from the coding sequence ATGACCGCGCTCGCGAGCCTCACGGGCCGTCTCCAGGGACGCGCCGACGACCGGCTCGCCGCCGTCGTGGCGCGCCTCGACGAGGCGCTCGCCGCTGACCCCGATCTGTCGTTCCAGGTGGCCGCGTATCACCACGGCACCGCGGTGCTCGACGCGTGGGGCGGACCTCACCTCGGCGCGCAGTCGCTGACGGTCCCATACTCAGTCACCAAGAACGTGATCGGCGTGGCCGTCGGCCTCCTCGTGGAACGCGGCGACCTGGATCTCGATGAGCGCGTCGCGCACCACTGGCCCGAGTTCGCCGCGAAGGGCAAGGGAGCCGTCACCGTCCGCCAGCTCCTGTCGCATCAGGCGGGGCTCCCCCAGACCGTCCCCGGGCTGACCTGGGACGAACTGCTCGACCATCACGCCGCCGCCGAGAGGCTCGCCGCCAGCCGACCGTTCTGGTACCCCGGGAGCGCCTTCGGCTACCACGCGATCACGATCGGCAACCTCGCCGACGAGCTGGTGTTCCGGGCGACGGGTCGCACGCTGCATGAGCTCTACGAGCACGACATCCGCGCCCCGCACGACATCGACTTCTTCCTCGGGCTCCCCGCCGAGCACGAGGAGCGACTCGTGCCGCTGCTGCCGATGATCCCGCCCGCCACCGACACGACACCACCCGCGACGTCCGCCCTCGGACCGGTGGTCTTCGCCATGCCCGACGACGTCGACCTGGCGCACTCCCCGCGCAGCTGGCGGTACGGTCATCCCGGCGGATCGGGCACCGGCACGGCGCGGGGCATCGCGCGCCTGCTCGCGGTCGCCGTCACCGGTGTCGACGGGGCTCCGCCGCTGCTCTCGTCCGACACGGTCGAGCAGATCGGTCAGCAGCAGGTCCGCGGATACGACGAGGTGCTGCATCAGCACGATCGCGCCCACGCCGTGGTCTTCCAGAAGCCGTCACAGCAGCTGGCGTTCGGCGGGCCCCGCGCGTTCGGGCACGACGGCGCGATGGGCGCCCTCGCGTGCGTCGATCCGGACAGCGGCGTCGCCTTCGCCTGGACGATCGCGCGCGGCCCGTGGCCCGGTGGCGCCGATCCGCGGGCGGTCTCCGTCGCGCGCGAGCTCGGCATCCTCCTCTCCTCCTGA
- a CDS encoding glycoside hydrolase family 43 protein, whose product MTTLFNPLLNGFHPDPSVVRVGDDWFLATSTFEYLPGIPIHRSSDFENWELIGHVATREGQLAVADVPTAGGAWAPTLRHRDGVFHLVITDAMGRGMLHFTATDAAGPWSDGDLILRQDGTGSVDGIDPDIAWGEDDTVYITFSGLLLSGEGVGQHLGIQQVRVDLDRHIALEEPRSLWSGTGGQFPEAPHLYPVDGRWYLMIAEGGTERGHGISIARGDSPEGPFETAPQNPLVSARSTIRPVQNTGHGDLVIGPDGTWLCVLLGVRPRSMTRAFSALGRETFVTAVRWEDDGWPAIDPVLLHARPGTRVDIDFSTVRELDREWIAVRQTPGSIADLDARADALVLHGDGRTLDDPRPVFLGRRQEHLTNAVTVAVDVSAGVGGLAVRYDERFHVEIEAGGGAVVARAVVADLVQEWTAPVASDVLELHIESRPPHAGGGFPRTSDVFHLAVTADGVRQELAQIDGRFLSSETAESFTGRVIGAYAVTGDIVVTRWTAEGDDE is encoded by the coding sequence ATGACCACCCTGTTCAACCCCCTCCTCAACGGCTTCCACCCCGACCCCTCGGTCGTGCGCGTCGGCGACGACTGGTTCCTCGCCACCTCGACCTTCGAGTACCTTCCCGGCATCCCGATCCACCGCTCGAGCGACTTCGAGAACTGGGAGCTCATCGGGCACGTCGCCACGCGCGAGGGGCAGCTCGCCGTGGCGGACGTCCCGACCGCGGGCGGCGCGTGGGCGCCGACCCTCCGTCACCGGGACGGCGTGTTCCATCTCGTCATCACGGATGCGATGGGACGCGGGATGCTGCACTTCACCGCGACGGATGCCGCCGGCCCGTGGAGCGACGGGGACCTGATCCTGAGGCAGGACGGCACGGGATCGGTCGACGGCATCGACCCCGACATCGCCTGGGGTGAGGACGACACGGTCTACATCACCTTCTCTGGACTGCTCCTCAGCGGGGAGGGCGTCGGTCAGCACCTCGGCATCCAGCAGGTGCGCGTCGATCTCGACCGCCACATCGCCCTCGAGGAGCCGCGCTCGCTCTGGTCGGGGACCGGCGGGCAGTTCCCCGAGGCGCCGCACCTGTACCCGGTCGACGGCCGCTGGTATCTCATGATCGCCGAGGGCGGCACGGAGCGCGGTCACGGCATCTCGATCGCCCGCGGAGACTCCCCCGAGGGCCCGTTCGAGACCGCGCCGCAGAACCCGCTGGTGTCGGCGCGATCGACGATCCGTCCCGTGCAGAACACCGGTCACGGCGACCTCGTGATCGGTCCGGACGGGACATGGCTGTGCGTGCTCCTCGGCGTGCGCCCTCGCAGCATGACCCGCGCGTTCTCCGCTCTGGGTCGCGAGACGTTCGTCACCGCCGTGCGATGGGAGGACGACGGCTGGCCCGCCATCGACCCCGTGCTGCTCCACGCGCGACCGGGCACCCGTGTCGACATCGACTTCTCCACGGTGCGCGAGCTCGACCGCGAGTGGATCGCCGTGCGGCAGACGCCCGGCTCGATCGCCGACCTCGATGCGCGTGCGGATGCACTGGTGCTGCACGGCGACGGGCGCACGCTGGACGACCCCCGCCCCGTGTTCCTCGGGCGACGGCAGGAGCACCTCACGAACGCGGTGACCGTCGCGGTCGACGTGAGCGCCGGCGTCGGCGGTCTCGCCGTGCGCTACGACGAGCGCTTCCACGTGGAGATCGAGGCGGGCGGCGGCGCGGTGGTCGCCCGTGCCGTGGTCGCGGACCTCGTGCAGGAATGGACCGCGCCCGTCGCCTCCGACGTGCTCGAGCTCCACATCGAATCGCGCCCGCCGCACGCCGGCGGCGGCTTCCCGCGCACCTCCGACGTGTTCCACCTCGCGGTGACCGCCGACGGGGTCCGGCAGGAGCTGGCGCAGATCGACGGGCGCTTCCTCTCCTCCGAGACGGCCGAGTCGTTCACCGGGAGGGTGATCGGCGCCTATGCGGTCACCGGAGACATCGTCGTGACACGCTGGACCGCGGAGGGAGACGACGAATGA